A single Methanocella sp. DNA region contains:
- the frhA gene encoding coenzyme F420 hydrogenase subunit alpha: MSQVVVSPTTRHEGHSKLVLEVDDNGIVTQGNYLSITPVRGFEKFITGKPMEFAPVASSRFCGICPITHSTASVECIERALGIIPPKDGLVIRQLANMGNKLHSHPLHELLILPDFVKDPSASLAATVRIQKMRKIGQGIVDITGGEAIHAPNFRVGGMQKNMSEAAKRKIIEMLNQYEPIMKEQVDFMLATLKGNTEVPKKLGVHDRELMATDLNYGNSDLFETEYFYRFSEITPKSYYPGEIGMEACTSIPMIGGRTVEGGPRARLMRFKGFGAKDCGDFDPRGAMAINIARAMEIPIALARARELIQQLDTTKETLKKPPESGGDGKTLGVGANEAPRGVNVHTAKVKDGKITYYNCLVATTWNIPTIGKATEGQHYKWAEYVVRAYDPCVSCATHMIVVDEEGKLVDEAMI; this comes from the coding sequence TTGAGTCAAGTAGTAGTATCACCGACAACTCGACATGAAGGACACTCAAAACTCGTCCTTGAAGTTGATGACAACGGGATCGTGACTCAGGGTAATTACCTGAGCATAACGCCCGTCAGAGGATTTGAAAAATTTATTACGGGAAAACCGATGGAGTTCGCCCCCGTCGCGTCGTCCAGGTTCTGCGGCATCTGCCCCATTACCCACTCGACTGCGTCCGTGGAGTGCATTGAGAGAGCCCTCGGCATCATCCCGCCGAAGGACGGCCTTGTCATAAGGCAACTAGCGAACATGGGCAATAAGCTGCACAGCCACCCGCTCCATGAGCTGCTCATCCTTCCGGACTTCGTCAAGGACCCAAGCGCGTCCTTAGCGGCCACGGTCCGCATCCAGAAGATGAGAAAGATCGGCCAGGGCATCGTGGACATCACCGGCGGAGAAGCCATCCACGCCCCGAACTTCCGGGTCGGCGGCATGCAGAAGAACATGTCAGAGGCTGCAAAGCGCAAGATCATCGAGATGCTGAACCAGTACGAGCCCATCATGAAGGAGCAGGTCGACTTCATGCTCGCCACGCTAAAGGGCAACACAGAAGTGCCCAAGAAGCTGGGCGTCCACGACCGCGAGCTCATGGCCACTGATCTCAACTATGGTAATTCCGATCTTTTCGAGACAGAGTACTTCTACAGGTTCAGCGAGATCACCCCCAAGTCCTACTACCCCGGCGAAATCGGCATGGAGGCATGCACCAGCATCCCCATGATCGGCGGCAGGACCGTCGAGGGCGGCCCGAGGGCACGCCTGATGCGGTTCAAGGGCTTCGGCGCAAAGGACTGCGGCGACTTCGACCCCAGAGGCGCCATGGCCATCAACATCGCCAGGGCAATGGAGATCCCCATCGCGCTCGCAAGGGCACGTGAGCTTATCCAGCAGCTGGACACGACCAAGGAGACCTTAAAGAAGCCTCCCGAGTCCGGCGGCGACGGCAAGACGCTGGGAGTCGGCGCAAACGAGGCTCCGAGAGGCGTGAACGTCCACACCGCGAAGGTCAAGGATGGCAAGATCACTTACTACAATTGCCTGGTCGCAACCACCTGGAACATCCCGACCATCGGAAAGGCCACTGAAGGACAGCACTACAAGTGGGCAGAGTACGTCGTCCGGGCATATGACCCGTGCGTCTCGTGCGCGACCCACATGATCGTCGTCG
- a CDS encoding formate/nitrite transporter family protein codes for MAIKAPLDICKAASTAGCTKCSIWVDKLLLLGFLAGAYIAFGALLSEIVAGGMLSGGMIGDAAVKMPPGLLKFAAGAVFPVGLMLVVIAGSELFTGNCMFLPIGVLNKEGTWTGLAINWIVVYIGNLIGALFVAYFLAYQAGLFNAAPFAVWATANVANAKAGLDFWTAFLRGIGCNWLVCLAVWLALSADDAIGKIFSCWFPIMAFVTIGFEHSVANMFFIPLGIFIANDPKIVATAGLTAAQTSNLVGTHGWYNFFVTNLIPVTLGNIVGGAIFVSLIYWWIYLRSPLVKVKVGEAPKAVPTAK; via the coding sequence ATGGCAATAAAAGCACCCTTAGACATTTGTAAGGCGGCTTCAACGGCCGGATGTACAAAATGTAGTATATGGGTAGACAAACTTTTGCTCCTGGGCTTCCTGGCGGGCGCATATATCGCCTTCGGTGCCCTGCTCAGCGAAATAGTTGCCGGCGGCATGCTCTCTGGCGGCATGATCGGGGACGCTGCGGTCAAGATGCCCCCGGGCCTGCTCAAGTTCGCTGCTGGTGCGGTGTTCCCTGTGGGCCTGATGCTCGTCGTCATCGCGGGGTCCGAACTCTTCACCGGAAACTGTATGTTCTTACCTATAGGCGTGTTGAATAAAGAAGGAACGTGGACAGGGCTCGCGATCAACTGGATCGTTGTTTATATCGGTAACCTTATTGGCGCTCTCTTTGTCGCTTATTTCCTGGCATACCAGGCCGGGCTCTTCAACGCGGCTCCGTTTGCAGTATGGGCGACGGCGAACGTCGCGAACGCGAAGGCGGGCCTGGACTTCTGGACGGCTTTCTTGCGAGGTATCGGCTGTAACTGGCTCGTGTGCCTGGCCGTCTGGCTGGCGCTGAGCGCGGACGATGCCATCGGCAAGATATTCTCCTGCTGGTTCCCGATCATGGCCTTCGTCACGATCGGCTTCGAGCACAGCGTCGCGAACATGTTCTTCATCCCGCTTGGCATCTTCATCGCCAACGACCCCAAGATCGTCGCTACCGCGGGCCTGACGGCCGCTCAGACGAGCAACCTGGTCGGCACGCATGGCTGGTACAACTTCTTCGTCACGAACCTCATACCGGTCACGCTGGGCAACATCGTGGGCGGTGCGATATTCGTGAGCCTGATCTACTGGTGGATCTACCTCAGGTCTCCGCTCGTCAAGGTCAAGGTCGGCGAAGCCCCGAAGGCTGTCCCCACGGCGAAGTAA